One stretch of Weissella koreensis KACC 15510 DNA includes these proteins:
- a CDS encoding lipopolysaccharide biosynthesis protein — protein MNNTSVSKNILKNGSIAGMTFILTTILSFVVRTFFIKTLGEQYLGLNGVFSSVIQMLSLTDLGMETAFSFLLYKPIAHNDQFGIVKIIRTFKKVYETVGFLVLIIGLFLIPFLPDIIGEQGNNLDNVLLIYLLFLANSVGSYFFTYNRTILNSDQRNYVITLISFMVTFTGNLLQIITLIYFENPVIYAFIMVCITLISNFLINVNVKKYYPFIFKKYKKSELKLDNETKTTLIKNSIGGLSNKIGSMVVFASDNILLSIFVNLSTVGLYSNYTMITNNLKGLVNKMIQPITASIGSLIQDSNKEVVDFFKKFNLVIYSLTLFITPQLFILLRPFIQWWLGKDYVLSQEVTLLIVINLTIQIFRLPSLTFIDAYGLQWVQKWKSVFESAMNMILSLVFLIHFNFGLKGILLGTIISTLITVSWYEPYIVLKYGIKVKVDHYIFDYIRGALGVIIATIVVWIVTHSLVGNGIIFIIIIFLINLISSICILFIINIGNRTFKTLMINIWRKIR, from the coding sequence ATGAATAATACATCAGTTTCAAAAAACATTTTAAAAAATGGGTCTATTGCTGGAATGACATTTATTTTAACTACAATACTTTCATTTGTTGTGAGAACTTTTTTCATTAAAACTTTAGGTGAACAATATTTGGGACTAAATGGTGTATTTAGTAGTGTTATTCAAATGTTATCTTTGACAGATCTAGGTATGGAGACAGCTTTTTCATTTCTTTTATATAAACCTATTGCGCATAATGATCAATTCGGTATAGTGAAAATTATTAGAACCTTCAAAAAAGTATATGAAACTGTTGGTTTTTTGGTATTAATTATTGGACTATTTCTTATACCATTTTTACCTGACATTATTGGTGAACAAGGTAATAATTTAGACAATGTATTATTAATATACTTGTTGTTTTTAGCGAATTCAGTAGGTAGTTACTTTTTCACGTATAACAGAACAATATTAAATTCGGATCAACGTAACTATGTCATAACATTGATTAGCTTTATGGTAACTTTCACTGGTAATTTATTACAAATTATAACCTTAATATATTTTGAAAATCCTGTTATATATGCGTTTATAATGGTTTGTATAACGTTGATATCTAATTTTTTAATAAATGTTAATGTTAAAAAATATTATCCTTTTATTTTCAAAAAATATAAAAAAAGTGAATTGAAATTAGATAATGAGACAAAAACAACATTAATAAAAAATTCAATTGGTGGCTTGTCAAATAAGATAGGGTCAATGGTAGTCTTTGCCTCAGATAATATTTTATTATCTATATTTGTTAACCTTTCTACTGTTGGATTGTATTCTAACTATACAATGATAACTAACAACTTGAAGGGATTAGTTAATAAAATGATACAACCAATAACGGCAAGTATTGGTAGTCTGATACAGGATTCAAATAAGGAAGTAGTTGATTTCTTTAAGAAATTCAATTTGGTGATTTACTCTCTAACATTATTTATAACACCTCAACTTTTTATTTTGTTACGTCCCTTTATTCAATGGTGGTTGGGAAAAGATTATGTTCTTTCCCAGGAGGTTACATTGCTAATTGTTATTAATTTAACAATTCAAATTTTCCGGCTACCATCGTTAACTTTCATCGATGCATATGGATTGCAATGGGTACAAAAATGGAAATCTGTGTTTGAATCTGCCATGAATATGATACTATCATTGGTATTTTTAATTCACTTTAATTTTGGCTTGAAAGGAATATTATTGGGAACAATTATTTCAACATTAATAACAGTTAGCTGGTATGAGCCTTATATAGTTTTGAAATATGGTATAAAAGTCAAGGTTGATCACTATATATTTGATTATATCAGAGGAGCACTGGGCGTAATAATTGCAACTATTGTTGTTTGGATTGTGACACACTCATTGGTTGGAAATGGTATTATTTTTATAATAATAATATTTTTAATAAATTTAATTTCATCAATTTGCATATTATTTATAATAAACATAGGCAATCGGACTTTTAAAACATTAATGATTAATATTTGGAGGAAAATTAGATAA
- a CDS encoding EpsG family protein, with translation MVYLGILILNWVEEVIKKKSIVFPVLSLLYLAWLGGAPAPVTIWVLDYHNYEGNYNVMFSSTYNSRFEWGYLSLAKVAYNSGLTYAQFRLILCFIIFIILLIAVRRFTNNVAFFVGTFAIFPFFNEIDQIRSFAMYTLILLAASFLIKVNKKNIIISALIIFLATGFHSSGYFYLAFIGIRLLMHKNIKVNSMIIIISIVSSIILFLTGSTSAGQKIAQIIGSLTGNASASENIITNFVGGEGSFTKKLLMISSYALLTVLAKKMAVYIVNLNKNNNNITGKVNSLMSLIYSGMLSLPLLFMSIQYQRFPRFGLETVIILTALYFEHKIKIVDRFIGMVITLVFVLFLSVIFYGIPNSQIAQSIPFLAHLKF, from the coding sequence ATGGTTTATTTAGGAATATTAATTTTGAATTGGGTTGAAGAGGTAATTAAAAAAAAATCAATAGTGTTTCCTGTGCTTAGTTTACTATACTTAGCGTGGTTGGGAGGTGCACCAGCTCCTGTTACAATTTGGGTACTAGATTATCATAATTATGAAGGAAATTATAATGTAATGTTTTCATCAACCTATAATTCTAGATTTGAATGGGGATACTTGTCTTTAGCTAAAGTTGCATATAATAGTGGATTGACATATGCACAATTTAGATTAATATTATGTTTTATTATTTTTATTATTTTATTAATAGCGGTAAGAAGATTCACTAATAATGTGGCCTTTTTTGTAGGGACATTTGCTATTTTCCCTTTTTTTAATGAAATAGATCAAATAAGAAGTTTTGCAATGTATACTTTGATATTGTTAGCAGCAAGTTTTCTTATTAAGGTTAATAAAAAAAATATTATAATATCGGCATTAATTATTTTTCTGGCAACAGGCTTTCATAGTTCAGGATACTTTTATCTTGCTTTTATTGGAATAAGATTGTTGATGCATAAAAATATAAAAGTAAATTCAATGATAATTATAATATCTATTGTTAGTAGTATTATTTTGTTTTTAACTGGTTCAACATCTGCTGGTCAAAAAATAGCTCAAATCATTGGTTCACTAACTGGGAATGCAAGTGCTAGCGAAAATATAATTACCAACTTTGTTGGGGGTGAGGGATCATTTACTAAGAAGTTGTTGATGATTTCATCATATGCTTTACTAACTGTATTAGCTAAAAAAATGGCAGTATATATTGTTAATTTAAATAAAAACAATAATAATATAACTGGTAAAGTAAATTCTTTAATGTCTTTAATTTACTCTGGTATGTTGAGTTTACCGTTACTATTTATGTCAATTCAGTATCAGAGGTTTCCACGATTTGGCCTAGAAACGGTTATTATACTGACTGCATTATATTTTGAACATAAAATTAAAATTGTTGATAGATTCATAGGAATGGTGATTACCCTCGTGTTTGTCTTATTTCTAAGTGTCATATTTTACGGTATACCAAACAGTCAGATTGCACAAAGCATTCCATTTTTAGCACATTTAAAATTTTAA
- a CDS encoding stealth family protein, translated as MAKELNFPIDFVVTWVDGSDPKWLKKRNIFDEVNVDDKIETRFRDYNLFNYWFRAVEQYAPWVNKIYLVTDNQAPDWLNMDHEKIVLIDHKDIINNDNLPTFNSSAIEVNLFKIKNLSEHFVLFNDDMFLNSSVEPSDFFWFDGRPRDTAGLNAIMPVEDFDHITANNITIINRKFNKMSVMKKNFFKFFNLKNGPLNIYTMLLFFFPRFTRFYDLHIPYSILKSEFTNVMEENKDFFKVTSSNKFRSIYDITIWSVRYTQIAKGNFKPRKFNYGKFYDLTQIEEIIKDIKQSKHKVIDINDSSDVDSILFQERVSQLYKAFNIHLSKKSEYEK; from the coding sequence TTGGCTAAGGAATTGAATTTTCCAATTGATTTTGTTGTTACTTGGGTTGATGGATCTGATCCAAAATGGTTAAAAAAACGAAATATATTTGATGAAGTTAACGTGGATGATAAGATCGAGACTAGATTTAGAGATTATAATTTATTTAATTATTGGTTTAGAGCTGTTGAACAGTATGCACCGTGGGTAAATAAAATATATTTAGTGACTGATAATCAAGCCCCTGATTGGTTAAATATGGATCATGAAAAAATAGTTTTAATTGATCATAAAGACATAATAAATAATGATAACCTACCAACTTTCAATTCTAGTGCCATAGAAGTTAATCTATTTAAAATAAAAAATCTATCAGAACATTTTGTTCTATTCAATGATGATATGTTTTTGAACTCATCTGTAGAACCATCTGATTTTTTTTGGTTTGATGGTAGGCCCCGAGATACTGCGGGATTAAATGCTATTATGCCAGTTGAAGATTTTGATCATATAACTGCAAATAATATAACTATCATTAATAGAAAATTTAATAAGATGAGTGTTATGAAAAAGAACTTTTTTAAGTTTTTTAACTTAAAAAATGGACCTTTGAATATATATACAATGTTATTATTTTTCTTCCCTAGATTTACTAGGTTTTATGATTTACATATTCCATATTCCATATTGAAATCCGAATTTACTAATGTAATGGAAGAGAATAAAGATTTTTTTAAAGTAACAAGTAGCAATAAGTTTAGATCAATATATGATATTACTATTTGGAGTGTACGTTATACACAAATTGCTAAAGGTAATTTTAAACCTAGAAAATTCAATTATGGTAAATTTTATGATTTAACTCAGATTGAAGAAATCATTAAAGATATTAAACAATCTAAGCATAAAGTAATTGATATTAATGATTCAAGTGACGTCGATAGTATCTTGTTTCAAGAACGTGTAAGTCAATTGTATAAAGCTTTTAACATTCATCTTTCAAAAAAATCTGAATATGAAAAATAA
- a CDS encoding glycosyltransferase, with protein sequence MGNKVLMLAAKANMIQQFNHRNIKILQSMGYEVHVATNMIDFGSMSAEENERLKIWMDENNVIAHQVDFERRMGSLKGNLHSIKQLKQIFSNNKFSFIHVHSPLGGILGRIVAKQFHVPVIYTAHGFHFFKGGPKSGWLIFYPLEWFFSFITDTLITINNEDYALAKKHMHAKNIVKIDGIGVDVKKSWHVTDSEKKKARKKIRKELNIPENAFLISSVGELSDRKNHKIVLDALKLMDYESLKNIIYVVAGTGNNNVNLEKIAESFNFNDSFKLLGYRTDIHDIHYASDIFVFPSFQEGLGVAGLEATLDGTYLLGSNIRGISDYINNGNGESFDPNDNKKLKKILERCIETRPQVSVEDVKFLNKYDISVVDEIMKNTYAEYL encoded by the coding sequence ATGGGTAATAAAGTATTGATGCTGGCAGCCAAGGCTAATATGATCCAACAATTTAACCATAGAAATATAAAAATATTACAAAGTATGGGGTATGAGGTTCATGTTGCTACTAACATGATTGATTTTGGATCAATGTCTGCAGAAGAAAATGAGCGTTTAAAAATATGGATGGATGAAAATAATGTAATTGCTCATCAAGTTGATTTTGAAAGACGAATGGGATCTTTAAAGGGTAATTTACATTCTATTAAACAACTAAAACAAATATTTAGTAATAACAAATTTTCATTTATTCATGTACATTCACCTTTAGGTGGAATTTTGGGACGCATTGTTGCTAAACAATTTCATGTGCCAGTAATATACACTGCACATGGTTTTCATTTCTTCAAAGGTGGTCCAAAAAGCGGTTGGCTAATTTTTTATCCATTAGAATGGTTTTTTTCTTTTATAACCGATACTTTAATTACAATAAATAATGAGGATTATGCACTTGCTAAAAAGCATATGCATGCTAAAAATATTGTTAAAATTGATGGTATTGGAGTAGATGTTAAGAAATCTTGGCATGTAACTGATTCCGAGAAAAAAAAAGCTCGTAAAAAAATTCGTAAAGAATTAAATATTCCAGAAAATGCCTTTTTGATATCATCTGTTGGTGAATTAAGTGATCGAAAAAATCACAAAATAGTATTGGATGCACTCAAGTTAATGGATTATGAATCATTAAAAAATATTATATATGTCGTAGCTGGGACAGGTAATAATAATGTGAATTTAGAAAAAATTGCTGAAAGTTTTAATTTTAATGATAGTTTTAAATTATTAGGATATCGTACAGATATTCATGATATTCACTATGCTAGTGACATATTTGTTTTCCCCTCTTTCCAAGAGGGGCTAGGTGTAGCTGGACTAGAGGCAACATTAGATGGAACGTATTTATTGGGATCAAATATAAGGGGTATTTCTGATTACATTAACAATGGCAATGGGGAATCTTTTGATCCTAATGATAATAAAAAACTTAAAAAGATATTAGAAAGATGTATTGAAACTAGGCCACAGGTCAGTGTAGAGGATGTTAAGTTTTTGAATAAATATGATATAAGCGTTGTTGATGAAATCATGAAAAACACTTATGCTGAATATTTATAA
- a CDS encoding HD domain-containing protein, with protein MREKVFRDPVHNFIHVNDPLILELIDTREFQRLRRIKQLGVANTVFHTAEHSRFSHSLGVYEVSRQIANHLERFASQTPGDGGWQVEERRVLLVAALLHDLGHGPYSHTFESIFKTNHEKFTQDIILNKTTEVHQVLMKYDEKLPAKVASVIAKTYDNKQVVALISSQIDADRMDYLLRDAYYSGATYGTFDLARIIHLMRPVVDGIAFEQKGMATVEDYIISRYQMYEQVYFHPVSRGIEVVLTHLLDRAMELYQDQQKKQISIDNFVTPDLKPLFEYSVSIEQYLDLDDASILENINLWRHSSDKVLAELSMRFLDRKPLKSIEISPKTRHYLSKIRPLIEEAGFNVKYYTAENDSFDTAYDLYHPEAKHAKTQIEMLQPDGSLAELSTQSSLVKALTGRSYGNARYFFPAEMLMEQTTGDLMAPVYQEFQKYVHNGALIGIYPRNSD; from the coding sequence GTGCGAGAAAAAGTTTTTCGGGATCCGGTACATAATTTTATTCATGTGAATGACCCTTTAATTTTGGAACTCATTGATACACGGGAATTTCAAAGATTACGGCGAATTAAACAGCTAGGGGTTGCTAATACGGTTTTCCACACGGCGGAGCATTCACGATTTAGTCATTCGTTAGGGGTGTATGAAGTTTCCCGACAAATTGCTAATCACTTAGAACGTTTTGCGAGTCAAACACCTGGTGATGGTGGTTGGCAAGTTGAAGAACGTCGTGTTTTATTAGTGGCCGCATTACTACATGATTTAGGCCATGGACCATATTCACATACTTTTGAAAGCATTTTTAAAACTAACCATGAAAAGTTTACGCAAGATATTATTTTGAACAAAACAACTGAAGTTCATCAAGTTTTAATGAAATATGATGAAAAATTACCGGCAAAAGTCGCCAGTGTAATTGCAAAGACTTATGATAATAAGCAAGTTGTGGCTTTGATTTCTTCACAAATTGATGCAGATCGAATGGACTATTTATTAAGAGATGCTTATTATTCTGGTGCAACTTATGGAACCTTTGACTTAGCACGAATTATTCATCTAATGCGTCCGGTGGTCGATGGAATTGCATTTGAACAAAAAGGTATGGCTACTGTTGAAGATTACATTATTTCTAGGTATCAAATGTATGAGCAAGTTTATTTTCACCCTGTCTCACGTGGGATTGAAGTCGTCTTAACACATTTATTAGATCGAGCCATGGAATTGTATCAAGATCAACAGAAGAAGCAAATATCCATTGATAATTTTGTAACGCCTGATCTAAAGCCACTTTTTGAATATAGTGTCAGTATTGAACAGTATTTAGATTTAGACGATGCATCAATTTTGGAAAATATTAATTTATGGCGTCATTCCAGCGATAAGGTTTTGGCAGAGCTATCAATGCGTTTCTTAGATCGAAAGCCACTTAAATCCATTGAGATTAGTCCTAAAACTAGGCATTATCTGTCTAAAATAAGGCCACTAATTGAAGAAGCGGGCTTTAATGTTAAATATTATACGGCGGAAAATGATAGTTTTGATACAGCTTATGATTTATACCATCCTGAAGCCAAACATGCAAAAACACAAATTGAAATGTTACAACCAGATGGATCATTGGCAGAGTTATCAACGCAAAGTTCACTGGTAAAAGCCCTGACTGGACGTAGTTATGGGAATGCTCGCTACTTTTTCCCAGCTGAAATGTTGATGGAACAAACAACGGGTGATTTAATGGCCCCAGTTTATCAAGAATTCCAAAAATATGTTCATAATGGTGCTTTGATTGGAATTTACCCTAGAAATTCTGATTAA
- a CDS encoding DUF1934 domain-containing protein, giving the protein MQQNIQINLTNIIQQDDTSETFHFNETGTLATIREISYIRFTETTSVETPVTVKINTDQTIAITRNGQSKLQLLLDLKNDSITHYQTPIGMIVMTVKTNQLKIDLSKGIILAKYQLWQANTIVGQYTFDLNFK; this is encoded by the coding sequence ATGCAACAAAATATTCAAATTAATCTCACAAACATCATTCAACAAGATGACACTTCCGAGACCTTTCATTTCAATGAAACAGGAACATTAGCAACTATCAGAGAGATCTCATATATTCGTTTTACCGAAACTACATCAGTTGAAACTCCTGTCACCGTTAAAATAAATACTGATCAAACGATCGCAATCACCCGTAATGGGCAAAGTAAACTGCAACTTTTATTGGACTTAAAAAACGACAGTATAACTCATTATCAAACCCCCATCGGTATGATTGTAATGACTGTAAAAACTAACCAGCTCAAAATTGATTTATCGAAAGGAATCATCTTAGCAAAGTATCAACTATGGCAAGCCAATACGATTGTCGGTCAATATACTTTCGATTTAAATTTCAAATAA
- a CDS encoding S1C family serine protease has product MKFNRKQNKNFSVSWWIIVLALVAGLIGGVVGSLGVQKYSNEISTSVGGTKKTVKVSDTKVKGTSAATKAFQQTAPAVVSVINLQQQQSSGWSLFDTAGQDDDLKTASEGSGVIYKTSGREAFIVTNNHVVTGSKALQVLLSDGTKLNATLVGTDKISDIAVLKVKSSKIKQVAEFANSNEVQTGESVLAIGSPLGSDYATSVTEGIVSATKREVESEDDDGNSLGKATVIQTDAAINPGNSGGALINLSGQVIGINSMKLTNSSGGTSVEGMGFSIPSNTVVNIINQLEKDGKVVRPALGIKMVDLSRVSIDDQKNVLELSDDHRGGVIIVNVTDGTPADRAGLKKYDVITKADGQDLDDTGDLRGILNSHKVGDTINITYYRKGHENTTEIKLTAKANDNG; this is encoded by the coding sequence ATGAAATTTAATCGAAAGCAAAATAAAAATTTTTCCGTCTCTTGGTGGATTATTGTTTTAGCACTGGTTGCTGGTTTGATTGGCGGAGTGGTTGGGTCTCTGGGCGTACAGAAATATTCCAATGAAATATCGACTTCAGTCGGAGGTACGAAAAAGACTGTGAAGGTTTCTGACACAAAGGTTAAAGGGACTAGTGCTGCTACTAAGGCCTTCCAACAAACAGCACCTGCGGTTGTATCAGTGATTAATTTACAACAACAGCAGTCTTCTGGCTGGAGTTTGTTTGATACAGCAGGCCAAGACGATGATCTTAAAACTGCTTCTGAAGGTTCAGGTGTTATTTATAAAACTTCTGGTCGTGAAGCCTTTATTGTGACTAATAATCATGTGGTGACTGGTTCTAAGGCGTTACAAGTATTATTGAGTGATGGAACCAAGCTAAATGCTACGTTGGTTGGGACTGACAAAATTTCGGACATAGCAGTTTTAAAAGTTAAAAGTAGTAAAATTAAACAGGTTGCTGAATTTGCTAATTCTAATGAGGTTCAAACAGGAGAATCGGTCTTAGCCATTGGATCACCATTGGGATCAGACTATGCAACATCAGTCACAGAAGGAATCGTTTCTGCTACTAAGCGTGAAGTGGAATCGGAAGATGATGATGGGAATTCATTAGGAAAAGCCACCGTTATTCAAACTGACGCGGCCATTAACCCCGGAAATTCAGGAGGTGCTTTGATTAATTTGAGTGGTCAGGTCATTGGAATTAATTCTATGAAGCTAACCAATTCAAGTGGTGGAACTAGTGTGGAAGGGATGGGATTCTCAATTCCTTCAAATACGGTAGTGAATATTATTAATCAATTAGAAAAAGATGGAAAAGTGGTCCGGCCCGCATTGGGAATTAAAATGGTAGATCTTTCAAGAGTTTCAATTGATGACCAAAAAAATGTCTTGGAATTATCAGATGATCATAGAGGTGGTGTGATTATTGTCAATGTGACAGATGGAACTCCAGCTGATCGAGCTGGATTGAAAAAGTATGATGTCATTACTAAGGCCGATGGACAAGATCTAGATGATACCGGTGATTTAAGAGGAATATTAAATTCACATAAAGTGGGTGATACGATAAATATTACCTATTATCGTAAAGGTCACGAAAATACAACAGAAATTAAGCTAACAGCTAAGGCTAATGATAACGGTTAA
- a CDS encoding MBL fold metallo-hydrolase has protein sequence MTDDFKVSMLASGSTGNVTYIETPQHKILVDAGLSGKKIDELMQSIGKSLKDVDKLFITHEHTDHLKGVGVLARKYGMDLYANEKTWDAIDGKVGKIDIAQKHIFDRDSTQLFGDLDVESYAVSHDAADPQFYAFHHDNKTFAMLTDTGYVNDHIASVLTNADSILMEANHDVEMLRYGSYAWSLKQRILGDEGHLSNEDGAENLSKMIGRNTKKIYLGHLSQENNQIPLAHLTVEQILQDHDFAVDHDFNLLDTSPYWATPLSKI, from the coding sequence ATGACAGATGATTTTAAAGTCTCAATGTTAGCTTCAGGCAGTACGGGAAATGTGACTTATATCGAGACCCCTCAGCATAAAATATTAGTTGATGCTGGGTTAAGTGGTAAAAAAATTGATGAGTTGATGCAATCAATTGGAAAATCATTGAAAGATGTGGACAAATTGTTTATTACTCATGAGCATACTGATCATTTAAAAGGAGTGGGGGTATTAGCACGTAAATATGGAATGGATTTATACGCTAATGAAAAAACTTGGGATGCCATTGATGGTAAGGTGGGTAAAATTGATATAGCGCAAAAGCATATTTTTGATCGTGATAGTACCCAACTTTTTGGTGATTTAGATGTCGAAAGTTATGCTGTTTCACATGATGCGGCTGATCCTCAATTTTATGCATTTCATCATGATAATAAAACTTTTGCGATGTTAACCGATACTGGATATGTTAATGACCATATTGCTAGTGTTTTAACTAATGCGGATTCTATTTTAATGGAAGCTAATCATGATGTTGAGATGTTACGTTATGGTTCATATGCATGGAGTTTAAAACAACGAATTTTGGGAGATGAAGGGCATCTATCTAATGAGGACGGGGCTGAAAATTTAAGTAAGATGATTGGCCGTAATACCAAAAAAATTTATCTCGGTCATCTAAGCCAAGAGAATAATCAAATTCCTTTGGCACATCTAACTGTTGAACAGATTTTACAGGATCATGATTTTGCTGTTGATCATGATTTTAATTTGTTAGATACTAGTCCATATTGGGCTACTCCCTTATCAAAGATATAA
- a CDS encoding two-component system regulatory protein YycI has product MDLKKILTIFIYLFFGINVFLIFQLTENKQNNQAQITPNTLVTNMRDDNIEFNKLQTEQLTGYYLGGNINLKNWATNNQIEKLDKVNVTLDDSKKQLKGRLKQPVLLVNDDNKRKTQLRKIIYQNNYVLHAKQYIYNDKLTEQANLGGTSTTYVVYQQKLANDQSVGSDGKLTLEINHAGELVGYTQTYIEHVQKLRDPAALISEQMAVATLYQYNEIPNNTKILWTKLGYSSLMYVDDSVVLVPTWLVQIKNGNNYNLLRINALDGKLMDQAK; this is encoded by the coding sequence ATGGACTTAAAAAAGATTTTAACGATTTTTATCTATCTTTTTTTTGGAATTAACGTGTTCTTGATTTTTCAATTAACGGAAAATAAACAAAATAATCAAGCTCAGATTACGCCCAATACTTTGGTCACAAATATGAGAGACGATAATATTGAATTTAATAAATTACAAACAGAACAATTAACTGGTTATTATCTAGGTGGTAATATCAATTTAAAAAATTGGGCTACTAATAATCAGATAGAAAAATTAGACAAGGTTAATGTGACTTTGGATGATAGTAAGAAGCAATTGAAAGGACGTTTAAAGCAACCAGTCTTGTTGGTGAATGACGATAATAAACGCAAGACGCAATTGCGAAAAATTATTTATCAGAATAATTATGTACTACATGCTAAGCAGTATATTTATAATGATAAATTGACAGAACAGGCTAATTTAGGCGGAACTAGTACGACCTATGTGGTTTATCAACAAAAATTAGCAAATGATCAAAGTGTTGGTTCTGATGGTAAATTGACTTTAGAAATTAATCACGCGGGGGAGCTAGTCGGTTATACGCAAACGTATATTGAACATGTACAAAAATTGCGAGACCCAGCTGCATTGATCTCTGAGCAGATGGCAGTGGCAACGTTATATCAATATAATGAAATTCCTAATAACACTAAAATTTTATGGACGAAATTGGGTTATAGCTCCCTAATGTATGTCGATGATAGCGTAGTTTTAGTTCCAACTTGGTTGGTACAAATAAAAAATGGAAATAATTATAATTTACTACGGATTAATGCATTAGATGGTAAATTAATGGATCAAGCTAAATGA
- the yycH gene encoding two-component system activity regulator YycH yields MKNRILKLLSFLPERLRQDWRSLVLTILVLTSLILTGLVVQQVVTQNQGISQSNNVSQNNLNLSQQINYNVNQLVTINADNKAELVTENRANLNQIIKVVQKYQVGKPAITAYNKADFTKKIKHNNTILLGYGNPVYKQVLWDTFGMQYQFKDESGISWVQISKDNQFKGINFIDTKHRVIYHFPQIQADQDLKKIKLSTKRIPIKIGYQHDNLEITRLAPMVLSQRSYVVAHEDAEEIVERLFDGNHQNQRTQNDQQTVYTDGSQRQLVQKGSKNQYVYDYYPNRLKLDSFNRRIDYATKLIHEVYAGDDNLEYLQIKGEGRELYFQPYVDNFPVFNDQGLGVVTFKQSSEKHIRLNFSSDSLKVPLPISDNKKIVLPAWPTVLKQLKQADFDTNQITNWTIGYQWVSENDDLATLKPAWFIQIDNGKWKIVDKYIESRTP; encoded by the coding sequence ATGAAGAATAGGATACTTAAATTATTATCGTTTCTTCCAGAACGTCTTCGTCAAGATTGGCGCTCGCTAGTCTTAACAATCTTGGTTTTGACTAGTTTGATTCTGACGGGATTAGTTGTGCAACAGGTTGTAACTCAAAATCAAGGTATTAGTCAATCTAATAATGTTAGTCAAAATAATTTAAACCTCAGCCAACAAATAAATTATAATGTAAATCAATTAGTAACTATTAATGCAGACAACAAAGCAGAATTAGTGACCGAAAATAGAGCTAATTTAAATCAAATCATCAAAGTTGTTCAAAAATATCAAGTTGGGAAGCCCGCCATCACTGCTTATAATAAGGCTGATTTCACAAAAAAAATTAAGCACAATAATACAATTTTATTGGGTTATGGTAATCCTGTCTATAAACAAGTTTTGTGGGATACTTTTGGTATGCAATATCAATTTAAAGATGAAAGTGGCATTAGTTGGGTTCAGATTTCCAAAGATAATCAGTTTAAAGGAATTAATTTTATTGATACAAAACATCGGGTGATATATCATTTTCCACAAATTCAGGCGGATCAGGATTTGAAAAAAATAAAATTATCAACGAAACGGATTCCTATTAAAATTGGTTATCAACATGATAACTTGGAAATCACACGGTTAGCACCGATGGTTTTGTCACAAAGATCATATGTGGTCGCGCACGAGGATGCTGAAGAAATTGTAGAACGCTTATTTGATGGAAATCATCAAAACCAACGGACTCAAAATGATCAACAAACCGTTTATACAGATGGAAGCCAGCGACAACTAGTTCAAAAAGGATCAAAGAATCAATATGTGTATGATTATTACCCAAATCGACTTAAATTGGATAGCTTTAACCGCAGAATCGATTATGCAACTAAGTTAATTCATGAGGTTTACGCAGGGGATGATAACCTTGAATATTTGCAAATTAAGGGCGAAGGACGCGAACTTTATTTTCAACCTTATGTTGATAATTTTCCAGTTTTCAATGATCAAGGGTTAGGGGTGGTAACGTTTAAACAATCTTCTGAGAAACATATTAGATTAAATTTTTCATCAGATTCGCTTAAAGTGCCATTACCAATTTCGGATAATAAGAAGATTGTTTTACCAGCTTGGCCTACGGTTTTGAAGCAATTAAAACAAGCTGATTTTGATACTAATCAGATCACTAATTGGACAATTGGGTATCAATGGGTTAGTGAAAATGATGACTTGGCAACCTTAAAACCAGCATGGTTTATTCAAATCGATAATGGTAAGTGGAAAATCGTTGATAAATATATAGAAAGCAGGACACCGTAA